A genomic stretch from Pseudomonas mendocina includes:
- the tmk gene encoding dTMP kinase, which translates to MSGLFITLEGPEGAGKSTNREYLAARLREQGIDVVLTREPGGTPLAERVREILLAPSDEVMASDTELLLMFAARAQHLDQVIRPALARGSVVLCDRFTDATYAYQGGGRGLPHERIAVLEDFVQGSLRPDMTLVFDLPVDIGLARAAERGCLDRFEQEGVAFFDAVRQTYLQRAAQHPQRYRIVDASQPLNEVQQRLDSLLPELLELRRG; encoded by the coding sequence GTGAGCGGTTTGTTTATTACCCTTGAAGGGCCTGAAGGCGCTGGCAAAAGTACTAATCGTGAGTACCTGGCAGCGCGTCTGCGCGAGCAGGGGATTGATGTAGTGCTGACTCGAGAGCCGGGCGGCACGCCTTTGGCGGAGAGGGTGCGAGAAATTCTGCTGGCTCCCAGCGATGAGGTCATGGCCAGCGATACCGAATTGCTGCTGATGTTCGCCGCACGGGCTCAGCACCTCGATCAGGTGATACGTCCGGCCCTGGCGCGGGGCAGTGTCGTACTCTGTGACCGCTTCACCGATGCCACCTACGCCTATCAGGGCGGTGGTCGTGGTTTGCCCCACGAGCGTATTGCTGTGCTTGAGGATTTTGTTCAGGGATCACTGCGCCCGGATATGACGCTGGTTTTTGACCTGCCAGTGGATATCGGCTTGGCCCGCGCTGCTGAGCGTGGGTGCTTGGACCGCTTCGAGCAAGAGGGCGTGGCTTTTTTTGATGCAGTCCGCCAGACCTATTTGCAACGGGCTGCGCAGCACCCGCAGCGATACCGCATTGTGGATGCATCGCAGCCGCTGAACGAGGTGCAGCAGCGTTTGGATTCACTGTTGCCTGAGCTGTTGGAGCTACGTCGTGGCTGA
- the fabF gene encoding beta-ketoacyl-ACP synthase II has product MSRRRVVVTGMGMLSPLGNDVPSSWQGILAGQSGIAALEHMDLSAYSTRFGGSIKGFNVEEYLSAKEARKLDLFIQYGLAASFQAVRNSGLEITDANRERIGVAMGSGIGGLTNIENNCRSLIDQGPRRISPFFVPGSIINMISGFLSIHLGLQGPNYAIATACTTGTHCIGMAARNIAYGEADVMVAGGAEMAACGLGMGGFGAARALSTRNDDPTRASRPWDQDRDGFVLSDGSGALVLEELEHAKARGATIYAELIGFGMSSDAYHMTSPPEDGAGAARCMATALRDAGVNPDQVQYINAHGTSTMAGDKAEASAVKSVFGDHAYKLAVSSTKSMTGHLLGAAGAVEAIFSILAIRDQVAPPTINMDNPGEGCDLDFVPHHARQMPIDVVLSNSFGFGGTNGSLVFRRFAG; this is encoded by the coding sequence GTGTCGCGTAGACGCGTCGTAGTTACCGGTATGGGCATGTTGTCGCCACTGGGTAACGATGTACCGAGCAGCTGGCAGGGCATTTTGGCAGGGCAAAGCGGTATCGCGGCCCTCGAACACATGGACCTTTCGGCTTATTCCACCCGCTTTGGTGGTTCGATCAAGGGCTTCAATGTTGAAGAGTACTTGTCGGCGAAAGAGGCCAGAAAGCTCGACCTGTTTATTCAGTACGGCCTAGCGGCCAGTTTTCAGGCTGTGCGCAATTCTGGTCTGGAGATCACTGATGCCAACCGTGAGCGCATCGGTGTGGCCATGGGCTCGGGTATTGGTGGTCTGACCAATATCGAGAACAACTGCCGCTCGCTGATTGATCAGGGGCCACGGCGTATCTCGCCGTTCTTTGTGCCTGGCTCAATCATCAATATGATTTCCGGTTTCCTGTCGATCCATTTGGGGCTGCAGGGACCTAACTATGCTATTGCCACGGCGTGCACCACTGGCACCCACTGCATCGGCATGGCTGCTCGTAATATCGCTTACGGCGAAGCTGACGTGATGGTTGCGGGCGGCGCTGAAATGGCGGCCTGCGGTCTGGGTATGGGCGGTTTTGGTGCGGCCCGTGCGCTTTCGACCCGCAATGATGATCCAACCCGGGCCAGCCGTCCGTGGGATCAGGATCGCGATGGCTTTGTGCTGTCAGATGGCTCTGGCGCGCTGGTGCTTGAGGAGCTTGAACATGCCAAGGCCCGTGGCGCGACCATTTACGCTGAGCTTATCGGCTTTGGTATGAGCAGTGATGCGTACCATATGACGTCGCCACCCGAAGATGGTGCCGGTGCCGCCCGCTGCATGGCGACGGCTCTGCGCGATGCGGGTGTGAACCCTGATCAGGTTCAGTACATCAATGCCCACGGAACGTCGACCATGGCCGGCGACAAGGCTGAGGCATCGGCGGTTAAGTCGGTCTTTGGCGATCACGCCTATAAGCTCGCCGTTAGCTCGACCAAGTCGATGACTGGCCATTTGCTGGGGGCTGCCGGGGCTGTTGAGGCTATCTTCAGTATTCTCGCAATCCGCGATCAGGTGGCGCCGCCAACCATTAACATGGATAACCCAGGTGAGGGTTGTGATCTGGACTTTGTACCTCATCATGCCCGGCAGATGCCGATTGATGTGGTGCTGTCCAACTCCTTCGGCTTTGGTGGTACCAACGGTTCGCTGGTGTTCCGCCGGTTTGCAGGCTGA
- the acpP gene encoding acyl carrier protein yields MSTIEERVKKIVAEQLGVKEEEVTNSASFVEDLGADSLDTVELVMALEEEFETEIPDEQAEKITTVQEAIDYVTAHA; encoded by the coding sequence ATGAGCACCATCGAAGAACGCGTCAAGAAAATCGTTGCTGAACAACTTGGCGTCAAAGAAGAGGAAGTAACCAACAGCGCTTCCTTCGTCGAAGACCTGGGTGCCGACTCTCTTGACACCGTTGAGCTGGTGATGGCTCTCGAAGAAGAATTCGAGACCGAGATCCCGGACGAGCAAGCTGAGAAGATCACCACTGTTCAAGAAGCGATCGACTACGTTACCGCTCACGCGTAA
- the mltG gene encoding endolytic transglycosylase MltG: MIRKLLLLLEGSVVLAGLLLGVAAWQQHEALHQPLNLSAEHVIEVPAGATPGGVLNRLQADGIIDKAFWLRQYWRFNLSGQPLHSGEYQLKPGQTVSDMLNMWQRGDVLQYSITLVEGWNFRQVRSALAREQRLEQTLSGVSDNELMNKLGLAGQHPEGRFFPDTYSFVRGTSDLDLLKKANARLEKVLAEEWEKRDDDLPYKEPYDALIMASMIERETGVAQERGEIAGVFVRRLRMGMRLQTDPTVIYGMGERYNGRITRADLREPTPYNTYTIDGMPPTPIALAGREAIRAALKPVAGKSLYFVARGDGSHVFSETLEQHNRAVREYQLKRRADYRSSPAPVTAPQQ, encoded by the coding sequence TTGATTCGCAAACTTTTGCTGCTGCTTGAAGGCAGCGTAGTGCTGGCAGGTTTGCTGCTCGGTGTTGCAGCCTGGCAGCAACATGAAGCATTGCATCAACCGCTCAACCTGAGCGCTGAACATGTGATTGAAGTGCCTGCTGGTGCTACACCCGGCGGTGTGCTGAATCGTCTCCAAGCAGATGGAATTATCGATAAGGCATTTTGGTTACGCCAGTACTGGCGTTTCAACCTGTCTGGCCAGCCGCTGCACAGCGGTGAATATCAATTGAAACCGGGCCAGACCGTCAGTGACATGCTGAATATGTGGCAGCGCGGGGATGTTCTTCAATACAGCATTACGTTGGTTGAAGGCTGGAACTTTCGTCAGGTTCGCTCAGCCTTGGCTCGTGAACAGCGCCTAGAACAGACGCTGTCAGGTGTCAGCGATAATGAGCTTATGAATAAATTGGGGCTGGCAGGTCAGCACCCAGAAGGACGTTTTTTCCCGGATACCTACAGCTTTGTTCGTGGTACCTCCGACCTTGATTTGCTGAAAAAGGCCAATGCGCGTCTGGAGAAAGTACTCGCCGAGGAGTGGGAAAAGCGAGACGACGATTTACCGTACAAGGAACCTTACGATGCCTTGATCATGGCCTCCATGATCGAAAGGGAAACGGGCGTTGCGCAAGAGCGGGGTGAGATTGCAGGTGTGTTTGTCCGTCGCCTGCGCATGGGCATGCGTTTACAGACAGACCCCACTGTTATCTATGGCATGGGCGAGCGTTACAACGGCAGAATCACCCGGGCTGATCTGCGTGAGCCTACTCCCTACAACACTTACACCATCGACGGCATGCCGCCGACGCCAATTGCCTTGGCTGGGCGTGAGGCCATTCGTGCCGCGTTGAAGCCTGTGGCTGGCAAGAGCCTTTATTTCGTTGCCCGTGGCGACGGTAGCCATGTATTTTCAGAAACGCTTGAGCAACATAACCGCGCTGTTCGCGAGTACCAGCTCAAGCGTCGGGCAGATTACCGTTCCAGTCCGGCTCCGGTAACGGCCCCACAACAGTAA
- the pabC gene encoding aminodeoxychorismate lyase, translating to MLIWVDGQPVGLLSVKDRGLAYGDGLFETIAVKSGRPILFERHMQRLVEGCKRLAIPLDEPDVRRQLLEFSHLVGDGVTKLILTRGDGLRGYASPNPSQPRLILQAAPSPAYPAVHAEQGVRLFPCATRLAEQPLLAGLKHLNRLEQVLARDEWQDAEHAEGLMRDVSGRVIEGVYSNLLLVSGGVLVTADLSRCGVAGVMRAELLAQAHDQGITCEVRDVSYDELLAADEVMLCNSLYGVWPVRGLLTHDWPVGPLTRKLQAIAQDILDC from the coding sequence ATGCTGATCTGGGTCGATGGCCAACCAGTCGGGCTGTTGTCCGTTAAGGATCGCGGCTTGGCCTACGGCGATGGGTTATTTGAGACCATCGCCGTAAAGTCCGGTCGGCCCATTCTGTTTGAGCGGCATATGCAGCGCTTGGTTGAGGGCTGTAAGCGTCTGGCGATTCCTTTGGATGAGCCGGACGTGCGTCGGCAGTTGCTGGAGTTCAGCCACCTAGTCGGCGATGGTGTGACCAAGCTTATCCTGACCCGTGGAGATGGATTGCGTGGTTACGCCTCACCTAATCCGAGCCAGCCTCGTTTAATTCTTCAAGCTGCACCCAGTCCAGCCTACCCGGCAGTCCATGCCGAGCAAGGGGTGCGGTTATTCCCCTGTGCTACCCGTCTGGCTGAGCAGCCACTACTGGCAGGTCTTAAGCACCTTAACCGCCTTGAACAGGTACTGGCTCGTGATGAGTGGCAGGATGCGGAGCATGCTGAAGGGCTCATGCGTGACGTTTCCGGGCGCGTGATTGAAGGGGTGTACAGCAATCTGTTGCTGGTGAGCGGCGGCGTTCTGGTCACCGCTGATCTGTCCCGTTGCGGTGTGGCGGGGGTTATGCGCGCTGAGCTGTTGGCCCAGGCACACGATCAAGGTATTACCTGTGAAGTCCGGGATGTCAGCTACGACGAGTTGCTGGCAGCGGATGAAGTGATGTTGTGCAACAGCCTGTATGGAGTCTGGCCCGTGCGTGGCCTATTGACGCATGACTGGCCGGTTGGGCCGCTCACCCGTAAACTTCAGGCCATTGCTCAAGACATATTGGATTGCTGA